Proteins from one Salaquimonas pukyongi genomic window:
- the cobU gene encoding bifunctional adenosylcobinamide kinase/adenosylcobinamide-phosphate guanylyltransferase produces MTASNTPPQTTLILGGARSGKSRVAEQQVLATGLTPFYLATGRALDEEMRERIDKHRERRGKAWETVEEPLALADAVLQTALPGRVLLVDCLTLWVTNLMMADADVLRECESLIAALDSIRAPVFFVSNEVGLGIVPEDAMARQFRDLAGTVNQQMARRCEMVWFVAAGLPLKLKPQA; encoded by the coding sequence ATGACGGCGAGCAACACCCCGCCACAAACGACGTTGATCCTCGGTGGCGCGCGCTCCGGCAAAAGCCGCGTCGCCGAGCAACAGGTTCTGGCAACCGGCCTGACGCCGTTTTATCTGGCGACGGGCAGGGCGCTGGACGAGGAGATGCGCGAACGCATCGACAAGCATCGCGAGCGGCGCGGCAAGGCCTGGGAAACCGTGGAAGAACCCCTGGCGCTGGCCGATGCGGTGTTGCAGACGGCGCTGCCGGGCAGGGTTTTGCTGGTCGATTGCCTGACGCTGTGGGTCACCAACCTGATGATGGCCGATGCGGATGTGCTGCGTGAATGCGAAAGCCTGATTGCGGCTCTCGACAGCATCCGGGCGCCAGTTTTCTTCGTCAGCAACGAGGTCGGGCTGGGCATTGTGCCCGAGGACGCCATGGCGCGGCAGTTCCGCGATCTGGCCGGCACCGTCAACCAGCAAATGGCCAGGCGGTGTGAAATGGTCTGGTTCGTTGCCGCCGGGCTGCCACTGAAACTCAAACCGCAGGCATGA
- the dxs gene encoding 1-deoxy-D-xylulose-5-phosphate synthase: MSNRPNTPLLDKVRIPADLRQLNEEELPQLADELRTETIDAVSVTGGHLGAGLGVVELTVALHYIFDTPQDRLIWDVGHQCYPHKILTGRRDRIRTLRKEDGLSGFTKRDESEYDPFGAAHSSTSISAGLGMAVARELKGGDNNVIAVIGDGAMSAGMAYEALNNAGAMDARLIVILNDNDMSIAPPTGAMSAYLARLASGRTYMGMRELGKKLTAYLGKTVDRAITRAVEHARGYVTGGTLFEEMGFYHIGPIDGHDLSTLVPVLRNVRDNAKGPVLIHTVTRKGKGYPPAEAAADKYHGVSKFDVITGAQSKPPANAPSYTKVFGQALVREGEDDDRIVGITAAMPDGTGIDIFSKSFPERTFDVGIAEQHAVTFAAGLASEGFKPFCAIYSTFLQRAYDQVVHDVAIQKLPVRFPIDRAGYVGADGATHCGAFDTTFLSTLPGFVVMAAGDEAELVHMVRTAAEWDEGPISFRYPRGNGVGVELPERGNILEIGKGRVLREGSKVALLSFGARLSDCLLAAESLAQAGLPTTVADARFAKPLDTELVGRLAREHEVLITVEEGSIGGFSAQVLAFLSKTGQLENGLKLRPLFLPDVFSDQASPEAMYARAGLDRDGIVRAVFEALGRDDAESVLRA; the protein is encoded by the coding sequence TTGAGTAATCGACCCAACACTCCCTTGCTGGACAAGGTCCGCATTCCGGCGGATTTGCGCCAGCTCAACGAAGAAGAATTGCCGCAACTGGCCGACGAGTTGCGAACGGAAACCATCGATGCGGTTTCGGTGACCGGCGGGCATCTGGGCGCCGGACTCGGCGTTGTCGAGTTGACTGTGGCGCTGCATTATATCTTTGATACGCCGCAGGACCGGCTGATCTGGGATGTTGGCCATCAGTGTTATCCGCACAAAATCCTCACCGGCCGCCGCGACCGCATCCGCACCCTGCGCAAGGAAGATGGCCTGTCCGGTTTCACCAAGCGGGATGAAAGCGAATACGATCCGTTTGGCGCTGCCCACTCGTCCACGTCCATTTCCGCCGGCCTCGGCATGGCTGTGGCGCGCGAACTGAAGGGCGGGGACAACAATGTGATCGCGGTAATCGGCGATGGAGCGATGTCGGCGGGCATGGCCTATGAGGCGCTGAACAATGCCGGTGCCATGGATGCGCGGCTGATTGTCATTCTCAACGACAACGACATGTCGATTGCACCGCCAACCGGTGCGATGAGCGCCTATCTGGCGCGCCTTGCTTCCGGCCGCACCTATATGGGCATGCGTGAGCTTGGCAAGAAACTGACAGCCTATCTCGGCAAGACAGTCGATCGCGCGATCACCCGGGCGGTGGAACATGCGCGCGGCTATGTCACCGGCGGAACGCTGTTTGAGGAGATGGGATTTTATCACATCGGCCCGATCGACGGGCATGACTTGTCAACGCTGGTTCCGGTGTTGCGCAACGTGCGTGACAACGCGAAAGGCCCGGTCCTTATCCATACGGTGACCCGCAAGGGAAAAGGCTACCCGCCGGCAGAAGCTGCGGCCGACAAGTATCATGGCGTGTCGAAATTCGACGTCATCACCGGTGCACAGTCCAAACCGCCTGCCAATGCGCCAAGCTATACCAAGGTTTTCGGCCAGGCGCTGGTGCGCGAAGGAGAAGATGACGACCGGATCGTCGGCATCACTGCTGCCATGCCGGACGGGACGGGGATCGACATTTTCAGCAAGTCGTTTCCCGAGCGCACTTTCGATGTTGGCATTGCCGAACAGCATGCCGTGACCTTTGCGGCGGGGCTGGCAAGCGAGGGTTTCAAGCCGTTCTGCGCGATCTATTCGACCTTCCTGCAGCGCGCCTATGACCAGGTGGTGCACGATGTTGCCATCCAGAAACTGCCAGTGCGCTTTCCCATCGACCGGGCAGGTTATGTTGGGGCTGACGGTGCAACCCATTGCGGTGCCTTCGACACGACCTTTCTGTCGACCCTGCCGGGCTTTGTGGTCATGGCAGCGGGCGATGAGGCGGAACTGGTCCACATGGTACGCACGGCGGCTGAATGGGATGAGGGGCCGATTTCCTTCCGCTATCCGCGCGGTAATGGCGTCGGTGTTGAATTGCCCGAACGCGGGAATATCCTCGAGATCGGCAAGGGGCGCGTGTTGCGTGAAGGCAGCAAGGTGGCGCTGCTGTCTTTCGGTGCACGGCTAAGCGATTGTCTGTTGGCCGCCGAAAGCCTGGCACAGGCGGGCCTTCCCACGACGGTTGCCGATGCGCGTTTTGCCAAACCGCTGGATACCGAACTTGTCGGGCGCCTGGCGCGTGAGCACGAGGTGCTGATTACCGTGGAGGAAGGTTCCATTGGCGGTTTTTCGGCGCAGGTACTCGCCTTTCTTTCGAAGACCGGGCAACTTGAAAACGGATTGAAGCTGCGCCCGCTCTTCCTGCCGGATGTCTTTAGCGATCAGGCGTCCCCTGAAGCCATGTATGCCCGTGCCGGCCTTGACCGCGACGGTATCGTTCGTGCGGTGTTCGAAGCGCTGGGCCGCGATGATGCAGAAAGTGTTCTGAGGGCCTGA
- a CDS encoding sodium:solute symporter family protein: protein MEGGFTKNLGKVYGLYTIGFLVFFALMALLERMGASPETIGIGFLLFTIGIYALIGWLSRTAEVDAYYVAGREVPAVYNGMATAADWMSGASFVALAGGVYFGGYPYLGFIVGWTGGYVLVNSLMAPYLRKFGCYTVPDFIGTRYGGNLARLCAVIVLVVASFTYVTAQINATGTIAARTLGVPFEVGVYLGLLGIFICSMLGGMRGVTWTQVAQYIVLIIAYLLPLIWMSNKLGYGIIPHFSYGEGVQRIAELEAQYGLAPAAENVAGVRVLTTPQNSPAGGGWGMVTLAIAMMTGTASLPHILMRYFTTPSVRAARKSVAWSLFFILMLYLSAPALATLTKVNLLDPNLPTSVIGKTIEEVTNIEWVQRWSEVGMLAVADQSGDGIVQLNEFFMRPDIVVLATPEIAGLPYVISGLVAAGGLAAAMSTADGLLLAIANALSHDLYYSIIDPKADTRKRLIVARVLLIFIGLAAAFIASLKLTGILGAVAWAFCFANSGLFFPLVLGVWWKRANAAGAVAGMVVGFGVGAWYLYQVFAGGMEPWMGIDHLRFGIIGMPASLIAMIVVSLLTPAPSQEIQDMVDEVRIPTGKTILGSH, encoded by the coding sequence ATGGAAGGCGGTTTCACCAAGAACCTAGGGAAGGTCTATGGTCTTTATACCATCGGCTTTCTTGTCTTTTTCGCGCTGATGGCACTGCTTGAAAGAATGGGCGCCAGTCCCGAAACCATCGGGATCGGGTTCCTGCTCTTCACCATCGGCATCTATGCCCTGATCGGCTGGCTGTCGCGTACCGCGGAAGTGGATGCGTATTATGTCGCTGGCCGTGAAGTGCCGGCTGTCTACAACGGCATGGCGACGGCGGCGGACTGGATGTCCGGTGCATCGTTCGTGGCGCTTGCAGGCGGCGTTTACTTCGGCGGTTATCCGTATCTCGGCTTCATCGTCGGCTGGACGGGCGGTTATGTGCTCGTCAACTCGCTGATGGCGCCATATCTGCGGAAATTCGGCTGCTACACCGTGCCGGACTTTATCGGTACACGCTACGGCGGCAATCTCGCACGGCTTTGTGCGGTGATCGTGCTGGTGGTTGCCTCGTTCACTTATGTGACGGCGCAGATCAACGCGACGGGAACGATTGCAGCACGTACGCTGGGTGTTCCCTTCGAAGTGGGTGTTTATCTCGGCCTGCTCGGCATCTTCATCTGCTCCATGCTGGGTGGCATGCGCGGCGTGACCTGGACCCAGGTGGCCCAGTATATCGTGCTGATCATCGCCTACCTGCTGCCGCTGATCTGGATGTCCAACAAGCTGGGCTACGGCATCATTCCGCACTTCTCATACGGTGAAGGCGTACAGCGCATTGCCGAACTGGAAGCCCAGTACGGTCTTGCACCGGCTGCGGAAAACGTTGCAGGCGTCAGGGTCCTGACCACACCTCAGAACTCACCGGCTGGTGGCGGATGGGGCATGGTCACGCTGGCAATTGCCATGATGACCGGTACAGCTTCCCTGCCGCACATTCTGATGCGCTACTTCACGACTCCGTCGGTGCGGGCAGCCAGAAAATCGGTTGCATGGTCGCTGTTCTTCATCCTGATGCTGTACCTTTCGGCTCCGGCTCTGGCTACGCTGACCAAGGTCAACCTGCTTGATCCCAACCTGCCGACTTCCGTCATTGGCAAGACCATTGAGGAAGTTACCAACATCGAATGGGTTCAGCGCTGGTCCGAAGTGGGCATGCTGGCCGTGGCGGATCAATCCGGCGACGGTATCGTTCAGTTGAACGAGTTCTTCATGCGTCCTGACATCGTGGTTCTGGCAACGCCGGAAATCGCGGGTCTGCCATATGTCATCTCCGGCCTTGTTGCCGCTGGTGGCCTGGCTGCTGCCATGTCGACGGCTGACGGACTGCTGCTGGCGATTGCCAACGCACTGTCGCATGATCTGTACTACTCGATCATCGATCCGAAAGCCGATACGCGCAAGCGGCTGATTGTTGCACGCGTTCTGCTGATCTTCATCGGTCTTGCAGCGGCGTTCATCGCATCCCTGAAACTGACGGGTATCCTCGGTGCCGTGGCGTGGGCCTTCTGCTTCGCCAATTCCGGCCTGTTCTTCCCGCTGGTTCTCGGTGTGTGGTGGAAACGTGCCAATGCCGCTGGTGCGGTTGCCGGCATGGTGGTCGGCTTCGGCGTCGGCGCCTGGTATCTGTATCAGGTGTTTGCCGGTGGCATGGAGCCCTGGATGGGCATCGATCACCTGCGCTTCGGCATTATCGGCATGCCGGCCAGCCTGATCGCCATGATCGTGGTATCGCTCCTGACCCCTGCACCTTCGCAGGAAATCCAGGACATGGTCGACGAGGTTCGCATCCCGACCGGGAAAACGATCCTTGGCTCGCACTAA
- a CDS encoding NAD(P)/FAD-dependent oxidoreductase, whose product MAMKAVTIGAGQAAVAFAAKLRELDGDAEILMIGEEESLPYQRPPLSKKYMTGEMEAERLLLRPADWFEENRIECRTGTTVTAIDTAEKQVLAGSETISFDKLLIATGATPRILPAAIGGELGNVFTLRSLADADRISGVMKEGATALVIGGGYIGLEAAAVFATRGLKVHVIEMADRILKRVASAETAAFVRSVHETRGVQILESTALDRLEGDEGMVSHAVLANGTSIKADLVVVGIGVTPKDDLARQAGLVCGNGIELDEFTCSSHPDIHAAGDVACFAFRGTRTRLESVQNAIDQAEHAARVIAGSEEPYVPVPWFWSDQYDMKLQIAGLNAGFDKTVTRPGSHDGGQSVWYFSGGDFLAVDAINDPRAYMFGKKILELGRTVTPQQAADANFDLKALIKP is encoded by the coding sequence ATGGCCATGAAAGCTGTCACCATCGGCGCCGGACAGGCTGCTGTCGCCTTCGCCGCAAAACTGCGCGAATTGGACGGCGACGCCGAAATCCTGATGATCGGTGAAGAGGAGAGTCTTCCCTATCAGCGCCCGCCGCTTTCAAAAAAATACATGACCGGTGAGATGGAGGCTGAACGGCTATTGCTGCGCCCTGCCGATTGGTTTGAAGAAAACCGCATTGAATGCCGCACCGGCACAACCGTGACGGCAATCGATACGGCTGAAAAACAGGTCCTTGCCGGCAGCGAAACAATTTCTTTCGACAAGCTGCTGATCGCCACGGGCGCAACGCCCCGTATCCTGCCGGCGGCCATTGGCGGCGAGCTTGGCAATGTCTTTACCCTGCGCAGCCTGGCCGATGCCGACCGCATATCCGGTGTCATGAAAGAAGGTGCCACTGCGCTGGTCATCGGCGGCGGCTATATCGGCCTCGAAGCAGCAGCCGTATTCGCAACCCGCGGCCTGAAGGTGCATGTCATCGAAATGGCCGACCGCATCCTGAAGCGCGTTGCCTCTGCCGAGACCGCAGCATTCGTGCGATCCGTTCACGAAACAAGGGGCGTACAAATTCTGGAAAGTACCGCCCTCGACAGGCTTGAGGGTGACGAGGGCATGGTCAGCCATGCCGTACTCGCCAATGGCACATCAATCAAAGCCGATCTCGTAGTGGTCGGAATCGGGGTTACGCCGAAAGATGACCTGGCCCGCCAGGCGGGACTGGTTTGCGGCAACGGCATCGAACTGGATGAATTCACCTGTTCTTCCCACCCCGATATCCACGCAGCCGGTGATGTTGCCTGTTTTGCATTTCGCGGTACACGCACCCGGCTGGAATCGGTACAAAACGCAATTGACCAGGCTGAACATGCAGCCAGAGTAATTGCTGGCAGTGAGGAGCCTTACGTGCCGGTGCCATGGTTCTGGTCGGACCAGTATGACATGAAGCTGCAGATTGCAGGGCTGAATGCCGGTTTCGACAAGACGGTGACACGCCCCGGCAGCCATGATGGCGGGCAATCGGTCTGGTATTTCTCAGGCGGGGATTTTCTCGCCGTCGATGCGATCAACGACCCTCGTGCGTATATGTTCGGCAAGAAAATCCTCGAACTCGGCAGAACGGTGACGCCGCAACAGGCTGCCGACGCGAACTTTGATCTCAAAGCGCTGATAAAACCGTAA
- a CDS encoding CbtB domain-containing protein, whose translation MLNTQTATLSLSASQRMVTAAFAALFGGFLLYGAAFANSDMLHNAAHDTRHAIVAPCH comes from the coding sequence ATGCTCAATACACAAACTGCCACGCTTTCCCTTTCCGCGTCACAACGGATGGTAACGGCAGCTTTTGCCGCCCTGTTCGGCGGGTTTCTGCTTTATGGCGCGGCGTTCGCCAATTCCGACATGCTGCACAATGCAGCTCACGATACGCGCCACGCTATCGTCGCTCCCTGCCACTGA
- a CDS encoding DUF4212 domain-containing protein: MADNSAQNRAEHWRKTRNLTILILVLWAIFGIIIPYNADVLNSMSFLGFPLGYWFCVQGSLIAFVLMIWFQNWRQDTIDDEHGVSE, from the coding sequence TTGGCTGACAATTCTGCTCAAAACCGTGCGGAGCACTGGCGAAAAACCCGGAACCTGACCATTCTCATTCTGGTTCTGTGGGCAATTTTCGGCATCATCATTCCGTATAACGCCGACGTCCTCAATTCCATGTCATTCCTCGGATTCCCGCTGGGATACTGGTTTTGTGTGCAAGGCTCACTCATCGCCTTCGTCTTGATGATCTGGTTCCAGAACTGGCGCCAGGATACCATCGATGACGAACACGGCGTAAGCGAATAG
- a CDS encoding CbtA family protein, with protein sequence MLVRFLLAAIFAGMAAGIFATAVQSWRVVPLILEAERYEDAGDTGAGHTHSQGEASGEEASTGETAMAEAEEPWAPEDGTERTFYTALANVVVGVAYSLLLTAAVLALNQSITPASGLLWGAAGFVIFVLAPNFGLPPELPGMPAGDLTDRQIWWLVTVICTAGGLYLLAFRRALPLMLLALVLIVAPHLWGAPQPIEHESAVPANLAAEFVVSTIVASALFWLFLGGLLGYLFQRAAKQESASA encoded by the coding sequence ATGCTGGTTAGATTTCTGCTGGCCGCGATTTTCGCGGGCATGGCTGCGGGCATATTTGCTACAGCCGTGCAATCATGGCGCGTCGTTCCCTTGATTCTCGAAGCTGAACGCTACGAGGATGCCGGGGATACGGGTGCTGGACATACCCATTCACAAGGTGAAGCTTCCGGTGAGGAAGCTTCAACCGGCGAGACCGCCATGGCCGAAGCCGAAGAGCCCTGGGCGCCGGAAGACGGTACCGAGCGCACATTCTATACCGCACTTGCCAATGTTGTGGTGGGCGTTGCCTATTCGCTTTTGCTGACGGCCGCCGTTCTTGCCCTCAACCAGTCGATCACGCCGGCAAGCGGCCTGTTGTGGGGCGCCGCGGGGTTTGTGATTTTTGTACTGGCGCCGAATTTCGGCCTGCCGCCCGAGCTGCCGGGAATGCCGGCGGGTGATCTCACAGATCGCCAGATCTGGTGGCTGGTAACGGTGATCTGTACTGCGGGGGGACTTTATCTTCTGGCCTTCCGCCGTGCTCTTCCGCTGATGTTGCTGGCCTTAGTGCTGATTGTCGCGCCTCATCTATGGGGTGCACCGCAACCAATCGAGCATGAGTCGGCGGTGCCGGCAAACCTTGCCGCCGAGTTCGTGGTTTCCACCATTGTAGCTTCGGCGCTGTTCTGGCTCTTTCTGGGCGGACTGCTTGGCTATCTGTTTCAGCGGGCGGCGAAACAGGAATCGGCAAGCGCCTGA
- a CDS encoding gamma-butyrobetaine hydroxylase-like domain-containing protein, translating into MQPSRIAVSPDRKTLTVRFEAQGGKSEEHVLEAELLRVRSPSAEVQGHSPEQRILVHGKRDVGIMKIHPIGNYAIRIEFDDLHNTGIFTWPFLLELGRNRQAEWKAYEAELSKAGKSREAVRLK; encoded by the coding sequence ATGCAGCCAAGCCGGATAGCGGTTTCACCGGACCGCAAAACCCTTACCGTTCGCTTCGAAGCACAAGGCGGCAAGAGCGAGGAACATGTTCTGGAGGCTGAGCTGCTCCGCGTGCGATCGCCTTCGGCCGAGGTTCAGGGGCATTCACCGGAACAGCGCATCCTGGTTCATGGCAAGCGCGACGTGGGCATCATGAAAATTCATCCGATCGGAAACTATGCCATCCGGATCGAGTTCGACGATCTGCACAATACCGGTATTTTCACCTGGCCGTTCCTGCTGGAACTGGGACGTAACCGGCAGGCAGAGTGGAAAGCCTATGAAGCCGAACTTTCGAAGGCGGGAAAGAGCAGGGAAGCGGTGCGGCTGAAATAG
- the cobW gene encoding cobalamin biosynthesis protein CobW, whose product MSIADSQKIPATVITGFLGAGKTTLIRNLLATANGKRIALIINEFGDLGVDGEVLKGCGEETCSEDDIVELTNGCICCTVADDFIPTMTALLERDRKPDHIVIETSGLALPQPLVSAFNWPEIREQVTVDGVVTVVDSRAVADGRFASDIDKVNAQRAEDEALDHESPLEELFEDQITCADMIILNKADLVEADALDRLQGEVKDGIKRAVKVVRASNGSLPASVLLGLGSGTESDIHNRKSQHELEHDAFHAEHGEGAGHDHHHDHDDFESFVTSLPPVASHTGVAAALAPLIEAHDVLRLKGFLAIEGKPMRLVVQAVGNRIDTYFDREWREGEVREGRLVVIGFEGLDQQAIGEAVKAALT is encoded by the coding sequence ATGTCCATAGCAGACAGCCAGAAAATACCCGCAACGGTGATCACCGGATTTTTGGGCGCCGGCAAGACCACGCTGATCCGCAATCTGCTGGCAACGGCCAATGGAAAGCGCATCGCGCTCATCATCAACGAGTTTGGCGATCTGGGAGTCGATGGCGAGGTTTTGAAGGGTTGCGGCGAGGAAACCTGCTCGGAAGACGATATCGTCGAACTTACCAATGGCTGCATCTGCTGTACGGTGGCCGACGATTTCATCCCGACCATGACCGCCCTGCTCGAACGCGACCGCAAGCCCGATCACATCGTCATCGAGACGTCCGGTCTTGCCCTGCCGCAACCGCTGGTGAGCGCCTTCAACTGGCCGGAAATCCGTGAGCAGGTGACGGTGGATGGCGTGGTGACGGTGGTCGACAGCCGGGCGGTGGCAGATGGCCGTTTTGCCAGCGACATCGACAAGGTCAATGCCCAGCGGGCCGAAGACGAGGCGCTGGATCACGAAAGCCCGCTGGAGGAGCTTTTCGAGGATCAGATCACCTGTGCCGACATGATCATTCTCAACAAGGCCGATCTGGTGGAGGCTGACGCTCTCGACCGGTTGCAGGGCGAGGTGAAAGACGGAATCAAGCGGGCGGTGAAGGTGGTGCGGGCATCGAACGGTTCCCTGCCGGCTTCCGTCCTCCTGGGCCTTGGTTCAGGCACCGAATCGGATATTCACAACCGCAAGTCCCAGCACGAGTTGGAGCATGATGCCTTTCATGCCGAACATGGAGAGGGCGCCGGGCACGATCATCACCACGATCACGATGATTTTGAAAGCTTTGTCACCTCCTTGCCGCCGGTGGCCAGTCACACGGGTGTTGCGGCAGCCCTTGCACCGTTGATCGAGGCACATGACGTTTTGCGGCTGAAGGGCTTTCTGGCGATCGAGGGAAAACCAATGCGGCTGGTGGTTCAGGCCGTCGGCAACCGGATCGATACCTATTTCGACCGGGAGTGGCGCGAGGGAGAGGTTCGTGAAGGCCGGCTGGTAGTGATCGGCTTTGAGGGGCTCGATCAGCAAGCCATCGGTGAAGCGGTGAAAGCCGCACTTACATAG
- a CDS encoding NAD(P)H-dependent oxidoreductase, producing the protein MPSNVQLTGLAQELAELERQGRPIRVGLVGLGEMGTDIFTGIAQMDGIEIGTVFERTAGRASQAARIAYGDDERIGKAESHDAASAVMESGRIAVTSDLDLALSHGLIDVVIDATGVPEAGADIGVRTIAAGKHLIMMNVECDVCIGPYLKHEADKAGVIYTLGAGDEPSSTMEIIEFVTAMGHEVVCAGKGKNNPLNFDAVPDDYQEEADRRNMNVRMLVEFVDGSKTMVEMAAIANATGLVPDIPGMHGPRATVAELATTLIPEADGGVLSKPGCVDYSIGKGVSPGIFVIVKATHPRIHERFADLKMGEGPYYAFHRPYHLTSLEVPLTAARVMLHGRPDMIPLPKPVAEVCAVAKRDLKPGEMIDAVGQYCYRSWTMTVAEAKTAQAWPCGVLEKAQVIEPVARGELLTRRNIAIREDTAIARLRAKQDLLVDTA; encoded by the coding sequence ATGCCATCGAATGTTCAACTGACGGGCCTTGCCCAGGAGCTTGCCGAACTTGAGCGGCAGGGCAGGCCGATCCGTGTCGGGCTGGTTGGCCTTGGCGAGATGGGCACCGACATCTTCACCGGCATTGCCCAAATGGATGGCATCGAAATCGGAACGGTTTTCGAGCGCACTGCCGGGCGGGCATCGCAGGCAGCCCGTATTGCTTATGGTGATGATGAGCGCATTGGCAAAGCTGAAAGCCACGATGCTGCATCCGCTGTCATGGAAAGCGGGCGTATCGCAGTTACTTCCGATCTCGATCTGGCCTTGTCCCACGGGCTGATCGATGTGGTCATCGATGCGACCGGGGTGCCGGAAGCCGGCGCCGATATTGGCGTGCGCACCATTGCTGCCGGCAAGCACCTTATCATGATGAATGTTGAATGTGATGTCTGTATCGGCCCCTATCTGAAACATGAAGCAGACAAGGCCGGTGTGATCTATACGCTTGGTGCTGGCGATGAACCTTCCTCGACGATGGAGATTATCGAGTTCGTTACCGCGATGGGCCACGAAGTGGTTTGCGCGGGCAAGGGCAAGAACAATCCGCTGAATTTCGACGCCGTGCCGGATGATTATCAGGAGGAGGCGGATCGGCGGAACATGAATGTCCGCATGCTGGTCGAATTCGTTGACGGCTCCAAGACAATGGTGGAAATGGCGGCTATCGCCAATGCTACCGGCCTGGTGCCGGACATTCCGGGCATGCACGGGCCGCGCGCCACTGTAGCTGAACTGGCAACCACCCTGATCCCGGAAGCCGATGGCGGCGTGCTGTCGAAACCCGGCTGCGTCGACTATTCCATTGGAAAGGGCGTCTCACCGGGAATTTTTGTCATCGTCAAGGCAACGCACCCGCGCATCCATGAGCGCTTCGCGGACCTTAAAATGGGTGAGGGGCCATATTATGCCTTCCACCGGCCTTACCATCTGACGTCGCTGGAAGTTCCGCTGACAGCTGCCCGCGTGATGCTGCATGGCCGTCCCGACATGATACCGCTGCCCAAGCCGGTTGCCGAGGTGTGCGCGGTAGCCAAACGGGATTTAAAGCCCGGCGAGATGATCGATGCGGTCGGTCAGTATTGCTACCGCTCGTGGACCATGACGGTCGCCGAAGCTAAAACAGCACAAGCATGGCCCTGCGGGGTGCTGGAAAAGGCACAGGTGATAGAGCCGGTCGCCAGGGGCGAATTGCTGACCCGGCGCAATATCGCAATTCGCGAGGATACCGCGATTGCACGTCTTCGCGCAAAGCAGGATCTGCTCGTCGATACAGCCTAG